A region from the Sphingomonas flavescens genome encodes:
- a CDS encoding MAPEG family protein: MPVEIRILALGAVLLFIHIFVATRFKTQQYGRQWNVGARDETLPPANAMTGRTARAQVNFQETFPIAIVALIGVVVAQRTSEWTALGGWIWLGARVVYLPLYMAGVPVVRTITYVVSIIGLGMVIKPLLVG, translated from the coding sequence ATGCCGGTCGAAATCCGAATTCTCGCGCTCGGCGCGGTGCTGCTGTTCATCCACATCTTCGTCGCGACGCGGTTCAAGACCCAGCAATACGGCCGCCAATGGAACGTCGGAGCGCGGGATGAGACGCTTCCCCCGGCCAACGCCATGACCGGCCGTACGGCGCGGGCGCAGGTCAATTTCCAGGAGACATTCCCGATCGCCATCGTCGCGCTAATTGGCGTAGTCGTGGCCCAGCGGACGAGCGAATGGACCGCGCTCGGCGGCTGGATCTGGCTCGGTGCCCGCGTTGTCTATCTGCCGCTGTACATGGCGGGCGTGCCGGTGGTGCGCACGATCACCTACGTGGTCAGCATCATCGGCTTGGGCATGGTGATCAAGCCGCTGCTGGTCGGCTGA
- the nadB gene encoding L-aspartate oxidase, translating into MKQTADVLIVGSGAAGLTAALNLAETHKVAVIAKGALGEGATSWAQGGIAAVLEKGDSFVSHVEDTMIAGAGLNDRHVVEHVVEEAPRAIQRLIDLGVPFATDGDALHLTREGGHSHRRIVHVADATGYAVQQALETAAAKHPNITLVPDMVAVDLITGRHAKDFSTSGAVHGLYAYNRKKKRVEALTGRATILATGGAGRTYLYSTAPRGATGDGIAMAWRAGCRISNMEFMQFHPTCLYNLEVKNFLITEAVRGEGGLLKNPKTGERFMPAYDKRGELAPRDIVARAIDNEIKRDGLDFVWLDISHREPEFVREHFPNIYDKLRGLGIDITREPIPVVPAQHYTCGGVLVDLHGCTDAPGLYAAGEVTQSGLHGANRLASNSLLECLVFGEAAARHITANWDQLPAATDVRPWDESRVTDSDEEVVIAQTWGEIRRFMWNYVGIVRTTKRLERAKHRIDLLRQEVAEYYKHFRVTPDLIELRNLVEVADLIIRSALGRHESRGLHYTLDCPGLLPEAKDTILVP; encoded by the coding sequence CGTCGGCTCGGGGGCGGCGGGACTGACGGCTGCGCTCAATCTGGCCGAGACGCACAAGGTTGCGGTGATCGCCAAGGGCGCGCTGGGCGAAGGCGCCACGAGCTGGGCGCAGGGCGGCATCGCCGCGGTGCTGGAAAAGGGCGACAGCTTCGTTTCGCATGTCGAGGACACGATGATCGCCGGCGCGGGCCTCAACGACCGGCATGTCGTTGAGCATGTCGTGGAAGAAGCACCGCGCGCGATCCAAAGGCTGATCGATCTTGGCGTCCCTTTCGCCACCGATGGTGACGCGCTGCACCTGACCCGGGAAGGCGGCCATAGCCACCGGCGCATCGTGCACGTCGCGGACGCGACCGGTTATGCAGTGCAGCAGGCGCTGGAGACGGCCGCTGCCAAGCATCCGAACATTACTTTGGTGCCCGACATGGTCGCGGTGGACCTAATCACCGGGCGGCACGCGAAGGACTTTTCGACCAGCGGCGCGGTGCACGGTTTGTACGCCTACAACCGCAAGAAGAAGCGGGTCGAAGCGCTGACCGGGCGGGCGACCATCCTCGCGACGGGCGGCGCGGGTCGAACGTATCTCTATTCCACCGCCCCGCGCGGGGCGACGGGCGACGGGATCGCGATGGCCTGGCGCGCCGGATGCCGCATATCCAACATGGAATTCATGCAGTTCCACCCAACCTGCCTGTACAATCTGGAGGTCAAGAACTTCCTGATCACCGAGGCGGTGCGGGGCGAAGGCGGCCTGCTCAAGAACCCGAAAACCGGCGAGCGATTCATGCCGGCCTATGACAAACGCGGCGAGCTTGCCCCGCGCGACATCGTCGCGCGGGCGATCGACAACGAAATCAAGCGCGACGGTCTCGACTTCGTATGGCTCGACATCTCGCACCGCGAGCCGGAATTCGTGCGCGAGCATTTTCCGAACATCTACGACAAGCTGAGGGGGCTCGGCATCGACATCACGCGCGAACCCATTCCGGTGGTGCCTGCGCAGCACTACACCTGCGGCGGCGTTCTGGTGGATTTGCACGGCTGCACCGATGCGCCGGGCCTCTATGCCGCCGGCGAAGTAACGCAGTCGGGACTGCATGGCGCCAACCGGCTTGCGTCGAACAGCCTGCTGGAATGTCTCGTGTTCGGCGAAGCGGCGGCGCGGCACATCACTGCTAACTGGGACCAGCTCCCGGCCGCGACCGACGTGCGGCCTTGGGACGAAAGCCGAGTAACGGACAGTGACGAAGAGGTCGTGATCGCCCAGACCTGGGGCGAGATCCGGCGCTTCATGTGGAATTATGTCGGGATCGTACGCACCACCAAACGGCTGGAGCGGGCCAAGCACCGCATTGACCTGCTGCGGCAGGAGGTCGCGGAATATTACAAACACTTCCGAGTGACGCCGGATCTGATCGAGCTTCGCAACCTGGTCGAGGTCGCGGACCTGATTATCCGCTCAGCGCTGGGCCGGCACGAGAGCCGCGGGCTTCATTATACGCTCGATTGTCCCGGGCTATTGCCCGAGGCGAAAGACACGATCCTGGTTCCATAA